A genomic region of Cloacibacillus sp. contains the following coding sequences:
- a CDS encoding DUF4391 domain-containing protein: MLGLPKSTKISKQLPKKAIFDRFKPKPDDRRLFDEQINRMSIVAEISPQMVALKASEDVSAVYVVLVTLKTPDCDKKNIALLSKLIDQRMLFVLMYGDAARLAAYRADKVLVSESKHLAEWKLPLTGLDLEAVWENAIAQIGGIDIEGGKDLDVTIREADRQEKLQKQIATLEKKAMTERQPRKKWELAEEIRRLKIELGGHPND, translated from the coding sequence ATGCTGGGTTTGCCGAAATCAACGAAAATAAGCAAGCAACTGCCCAAGAAGGCGATATTCGACCGCTTCAAGCCGAAGCCGGACGACCGCAGGCTGTTTGACGAGCAGATAAACCGAATGTCAATAGTCGCGGAAATCTCGCCGCAGATGGTGGCGCTAAAGGCAAGCGAGGATGTGTCGGCAGTCTACGTCGTTCTGGTGACGCTGAAAACGCCGGATTGCGACAAGAAGAACATCGCCCTCTTGTCCAAGCTGATTGACCAACGTATGCTGTTCGTGCTGATGTATGGCGACGCCGCGCGGCTTGCCGCCTACCGCGCCGACAAGGTGCTTGTGTCGGAGAGCAAGCACCTCGCTGAGTGGAAACTGCCCCTGACAGGGCTTGACCTCGAAGCGGTGTGGGAGAACGCCATCGCCCAGATAGGCGGCATCGACATCGAGGGCGGCAAAGACCTCGATGTGACGATACGCGAAGCCGACCGCCAAGAGAAGCTGCAAAAGCAAATAGCGACGCTTGAAAAGAAAGCAATGACTGAACGCCAACCCCGCAAGAAATGGGAACTTGCCGAGGAGATTCGGCGGCTGAAAATAGAATTAGGAGGACACCCCAATGACTAA